The proteins below are encoded in one region of Micromonospora pisi:
- a CDS encoding DUF1772 domain-containing protein: MSTIRTIRALALLSTGLLAGALGYGAVNVVATFNAVPLDVRLTFHTALMRMNGPVVQTVMASAAVSTVAFAVLVRGRARLLAAGSGGLVLLSFLVTRFGNVPINAEIKTWAVSSAPADYPAVLRRWEMFNDIRTIAALAAFVCVLAAADRVGAAASRTALNERSVPWSG; the protein is encoded by the coding sequence ATGTCCACGATCCGCACCATCCGCGCGCTCGCGCTGCTGTCGACTGGTCTGCTCGCCGGCGCGCTCGGCTACGGCGCCGTGAACGTCGTGGCGACGTTCAACGCCGTACCCCTCGATGTCCGCCTGACCTTCCACACCGCCCTGATGCGGATGAACGGCCCGGTCGTCCAGACGGTGATGGCGTCCGCGGCGGTCAGCACGGTGGCCTTCGCCGTCCTGGTCCGCGGGCGTGCCCGCCTGCTCGCCGCCGGATCCGGCGGCCTCGTGCTGCTGTCTTTCCTGGTGACACGGTTCGGCAACGTCCCCATCAACGCCGAGATCAAGACCTGGGCGGTCAGCTCCGCTCCGGCCGACTACCCGGCCGTCCTGCGGCGCTGGGAGATGTTCAACGACATTCGCACCATCGCCGCATTGGCCGCGTTCGTCTGTGTTCTGGCCGCCGCCGACCGCGTCGGCGCGGCCGCGTCCCGCACCGCCCTCAACGAAAGGTCTGTCCCGTGGAGCGGATGA
- the arsB gene encoding ACR3 family arsenite efflux transporter yields the protein MTTLATPAPTTARLSTLDRLLPLWIGAAMAAGLLLGRLIPGLDDALDKVKVGGISVPIALGLLIMMYPVLAKVRYDRLDTVTSDRRLLISSLVINWLIGPAVMFALAWLLLPDQPAYRTGLIIVGLARCIAMVIIWNDLACGDREAAAVLVALNSVFQVLAFGVLGWFYLTVLPGWLGLEQAGLSVSGWDIAGSVLVFLGIPLAAGYLTRKFGERAKGRDWYEAKFLPRIGPVALYGLLFTIVLLFALQGDAITAQPWDVARIALPLLAYFAIMWFGSFAIGRAIGLNYERTTTLAFTAAGNNFELAIAVAIGVFGVTSGQALAGVVGPLIEVPVLVALVYVSLAARRRFFPTQVTNG from the coding sequence ATGACGACCCTGGCCACACCGGCGCCGACCACCGCCCGGCTCTCGACGCTGGACCGGCTCCTGCCGCTCTGGATCGGCGCCGCCATGGCCGCCGGGCTGCTCCTCGGCCGGCTGATCCCAGGGCTGGACGATGCCCTCGACAAGGTCAAGGTCGGCGGGATCTCCGTACCGATCGCCCTCGGTCTGCTGATCATGATGTACCCGGTCCTGGCCAAGGTCCGCTACGACCGCCTCGACACCGTCACCTCCGACCGGCGCCTGCTGATCTCCTCCCTGGTCATCAACTGGCTGATCGGCCCCGCGGTCATGTTCGCCCTCGCCTGGCTGCTCCTGCCCGACCAGCCCGCGTACCGCACCGGCCTGATCATCGTCGGGCTCGCCCGCTGCATCGCCATGGTCATCATCTGGAACGACCTCGCCTGCGGCGACCGGGAAGCCGCCGCCGTCCTGGTCGCCCTGAACTCCGTCTTCCAGGTTCTCGCCTTCGGCGTGCTCGGCTGGTTCTACCTCACTGTCCTGCCCGGCTGGCTCGGCCTCGAACAGGCCGGACTCTCCGTCTCCGGTTGGGACATCGCCGGCAGCGTCCTGGTCTTCCTCGGCATCCCCCTCGCCGCCGGCTACCTCACCCGCAAGTTTGGTGAACGCGCCAAGGGCCGAGACTGGTACGAGGCGAAGTTCCTGCCACGGATCGGGCCGGTCGCCCTCTACGGGCTGCTGTTCACCATCGTGCTGCTCTTCGCCCTGCAGGGCGACGCGATCACCGCCCAGCCCTGGGACGTCGCCCGGATCGCGCTCCCGCTGCTGGCGTACTTCGCGATCATGTGGTTCGGCTCCTTCGCCATCGGCCGTGCGATTGGGCTGAACTACGAACGGACCACCACCCTCGCCTTCACCGCCGCCGGCAACAACTTCGAACTCGCCATCGCCGTCGCGATCGGAGTCTTTGGCGTCACCAGCGGTCAGGCGCTCGCCGGGGTAGTCGGCCCACTGATCGAGGTACCCGTCCTGGTCGCCCTCGTCTACGTCAGCCTCGCCGCCCGCCGCCGCTTCTTCCCCACCCAGGTCACCAATGGGTAA
- a CDS encoding MMPL family transporter: protein MTRWMLAHRLPVVLVWVALALVGGALAGGTIDRLSYETRLPDRPGQQANDAIAQRFDHTGGRNAPLLLVVTVPEGTTVDSLEVRRQWDALVDRVTPPGGRSVSYRGPGSESLVSGDKRTTVALVYPPATASNAPYERWLPGIETAVAQASIAGAPVELTGQPVLSGRNSGAQRSPIYETLIGAMGALCVLILVFGSGLAIVPVLMAAVAIPTTFLLVRGVTELTDVSFIVQFLVTLIGLGVAIDYALLVVTRWREERAKPGTDGPEPQARREAIVRTLASAGRAVALSGATVAISLAALVVLPVPFLRSVGYAGLLIPLVSVAVALTLLPVLLYSLGDKLDRPRRQHRPDSRLWTRIARVTTRRPVLSALVSGVVLLALAAPVLALQLGQPATSTLAQGGQPARTFERLVDAGFGEGIARPVEVLVVADATDAMQDRLRRINGVAGSVAPPGWARDGHQVIDVWTAEDPSSGGGQAAVSDVLDTTRQNPGVLAGGGPATDADFIEAVYGSLGLILLFVALLTFIVLARTLRSVVLPLKALALNALSTCAAYGVVVLVWQQGYGSELLFDTPAVGAVTIWIPMAVFAFLFGLSMDYEVFILHRIRETHLDLIAKGERDTVVPSVVTGLSRTGRLVTSAALILFLAFTALASIPITDVRVFATALAAGIVIDATLVRGILTPALVTLLGRSNWWFPRPLSRLLAVSRQLPGVGAALVTGNGQKSD, encoded by the coding sequence ATGACACGGTGGATGCTCGCGCACCGGTTGCCGGTGGTCCTTGTCTGGGTCGCTCTCGCGCTGGTCGGGGGAGCCTTGGCCGGCGGCACCATCGACCGGCTCAGCTACGAAACCCGGTTACCGGATCGTCCGGGCCAGCAGGCGAACGACGCCATCGCGCAACGATTCGACCACACCGGTGGCCGTAATGCCCCACTGCTGCTCGTGGTGACGGTGCCGGAGGGCACGACCGTCGACAGCCTCGAGGTACGCCGGCAGTGGGACGCCCTGGTGGACAGGGTGACCCCGCCGGGCGGCCGGAGCGTTTCCTACCGGGGCCCCGGCAGTGAGTCGTTGGTCTCGGGGGACAAGCGCACCACTGTGGCGCTGGTGTACCCGCCGGCGACTGCCTCGAACGCCCCGTACGAGCGGTGGCTGCCTGGTATCGAGACGGCGGTCGCGCAGGCCAGCATCGCGGGCGCCCCGGTCGAGTTGACCGGTCAGCCGGTGCTGTCCGGCCGTAACAGCGGCGCCCAGCGCAGCCCGATCTACGAGACGCTCATCGGCGCCATGGGGGCGCTGTGCGTGCTGATCCTCGTCTTCGGCAGTGGCCTCGCCATCGTGCCGGTGCTGATGGCCGCCGTGGCGATCCCGACGACGTTCCTGCTGGTGCGTGGGGTCACCGAGCTCACCGACGTCTCGTTCATCGTGCAGTTCCTGGTGACGCTCATCGGACTCGGCGTGGCGATCGACTATGCGCTGCTCGTCGTGACCCGCTGGCGGGAAGAGCGCGCCAAGCCCGGCACCGACGGCCCCGAGCCGCAGGCGCGCCGGGAGGCGATCGTCAGAACCCTGGCCAGCGCGGGCCGCGCGGTCGCGCTCAGCGGCGCTACGGTGGCTATCTCTCTTGCCGCACTTGTCGTTCTGCCGGTGCCGTTCCTGCGCAGCGTCGGCTACGCCGGGCTGCTTATCCCGCTGGTCAGCGTGGCGGTCGCGCTCACCCTGCTGCCCGTCCTGCTGTACTCGTTGGGCGACAAGCTGGACCGGCCCCGTCGTCAGCACCGCCCGGACAGCCGCTTGTGGACCAGGATCGCCCGTGTCACCACCCGGCGCCCGGTACTCAGCGCGCTGGTCAGCGGCGTGGTGCTGCTCGCCCTGGCCGCGCCTGTGCTGGCGCTGCAACTGGGGCAGCCGGCAACCTCGACGCTGGCCCAGGGGGGACAGCCCGCCCGGACCTTCGAGCGGCTCGTCGACGCGGGCTTCGGCGAAGGCATCGCACGCCCCGTCGAGGTCCTCGTCGTCGCCGACGCCACCGACGCCATGCAGGACCGGCTGCGTCGCATCAACGGTGTCGCGGGCAGCGTCGCCCCGCCGGGCTGGGCGCGCGACGGTCACCAGGTCATCGACGTGTGGACCGCAGAGGACCCGTCCAGCGGCGGCGGCCAGGCTGCGGTGTCCGACGTGCTGGACACCACGCGGCAGAACCCAGGCGTGCTGGCCGGTGGTGGTCCAGCAACCGATGCCGACTTCATCGAGGCTGTCTACGGCTCGCTCGGACTCATCCTGCTCTTCGTAGCCCTGCTCACTTTCATCGTCCTGGCACGGACCCTGCGTTCGGTCGTCCTGCCGTTGAAAGCCTTGGCGCTCAACGCGCTGTCCACGTGCGCGGCGTACGGCGTCGTGGTGCTCGTCTGGCAGCAGGGCTACGGCAGCGAGCTGCTGTTCGACACGCCCGCCGTTGGGGCGGTAACCATCTGGATCCCGATGGCGGTCTTCGCGTTCCTCTTCGGGCTGTCCATGGACTACGAAGTGTTCATCCTGCACCGCATCCGGGAAACGCACCTCGACCTGATCGCCAAGGGTGAGCGGGACACCGTGGTGCCGTCCGTCGTGACGGGTCTCAGCCGCACCGGACGGCTCGTGACCTCCGCCGCGCTCATCCTCTTCCTCGCCTTCACGGCGCTGGCCAGTATCCCGATAACCGACGTGCGGGTGTTCGCCACCGCGTTGGCGGCGGGCATCGTCATCGACGCCACCCTGGTCCGCGGCATCCTCACCCCGGCGTTGGTCACGCTCCTCGGCCGGTCGAACTGGTGGTTCCCCCGCCCGTTGAGCCGGCTGCTCGCCGTCTCCCGGCAGCTTCCTGGCGTAGGGGCAGCCCTCGTGACGGGCAACGGACAGAAGTCTGACTAG
- a CDS encoding M28 family metallopeptidase, with protein MTTASSPAPARDDTLDALLSAVSADRMTATVKALAGDDFAGRRVGTSGGRAARTWLAARLVDLGATVEIDPFSVRRVPEVYATPKVRWHDGTTTEALRFGREVAVHLGSADLADVRHEPLGIAGTDGPIGRWLVVPAGMTLFDAYGHADGAAGLLLPRGVDADGWQYTMLAGPDPGPLPILTLSTTTHRLIGEAASSGNSWFAANAPIRRVDVTGANLHGRLRLPAPGGVDLLLTAHFDGVGDHPGLRQPAAADNASGVAVVLEAARILVGVLPEGVGLSVALLDGEEVGALGSAHHAATLKATGARPLVINVDGAGHLHQAAGVEAGGPAHALLAVLDQAGRHTGVPLVAGLVASDNRRYAAAGLAAVGIGAGMAGYHSPADTPERVEPPTLTAIAQLVAATVWLGTAPTTLSSLIGD; from the coding sequence ATGACCACCGCCAGCTCGCCGGCCCCGGCCCGCGACGACACCCTCGACGCCCTGCTGAGCGCGGTGTCTGCCGACCGGATGACCGCGACGGTGAAGGCGTTGGCCGGCGACGACTTCGCCGGACGACGAGTCGGGACCTCCGGCGGCCGCGCGGCCCGGACCTGGCTCGCGGCACGCCTGGTCGACCTCGGTGCCACCGTCGAGATCGACCCGTTCTCCGTGCGGCGGGTGCCCGAGGTGTACGCCACTCCCAAGGTGCGGTGGCACGACGGCACCACCACGGAGGCGTTGCGGTTCGGGCGGGAGGTCGCGGTACACCTCGGCTCAGCCGACCTCGCCGACGTACGGCACGAACCGCTCGGCATCGCGGGAACGGACGGCCCGATCGGGCGGTGGCTGGTGGTGCCGGCCGGGATGACCCTGTTCGACGCCTACGGACACGCCGACGGCGCGGCCGGACTTCTTCTACCGCGCGGTGTCGACGCGGACGGCTGGCAGTACACGATGCTCGCCGGCCCGGACCCCGGACCGCTGCCGATCCTCACCCTGTCCACCACGACCCACCGGCTCATCGGGGAAGCGGCGTCATCCGGGAACAGTTGGTTCGCGGCCAACGCCCCGATCCGCCGGGTCGACGTGACGGGCGCGAACCTTCATGGGCGACTCCGCCTGCCGGCGCCGGGCGGTGTCGACCTGTTGCTGACCGCGCACTTCGACGGTGTGGGCGACCACCCCGGTCTGCGGCAGCCCGCCGCAGCCGACAATGCCAGCGGCGTCGCGGTCGTCCTGGAAGCGGCACGGATCCTGGTCGGCGTACTACCCGAGGGTGTCGGCCTGTCCGTCGCGCTGCTCGACGGCGAAGAGGTTGGTGCGCTCGGCTCCGCCCACCACGCCGCCACGCTGAAGGCCACCGGTGCCCGTCCGTTGGTGATCAACGTTGATGGCGCGGGGCACCTGCACCAGGCGGCCGGGGTGGAGGCGGGTGGTCCGGCGCACGCACTGCTCGCGGTCCTCGACCAGGCCGGCCGCCACACCGGCGTACCCCTGGTCGCGGGCCTGGTCGCCTCCGACAACCGCCGATACGCTGCCGCTGGGCTGGCGGCGGTCGGCATCGGCGCCGGGATGGCCGGCTACCACAGCCCAGCCGACACTCCGGAGCGGGTGGAACCGCCTACCCTGACCGCGATCGCCCAGCTCGTCGCGGCGACAGTGTGGCTCGGCACCGCACCGACTACACTTTCATCGTTGATCGGCGATTGA
- a CDS encoding arsenate reductase ArsC, which produces MTDKPTVLFVCVHNAGRSQMAAGWLRHLAGDTVEVRSAGSEPANQINPVAVQAMHEVGIDITANTPRKLEYDLAKTSDAIITMGCGDACPVFPGKRYEDWQLTDPAGQGIETVRQVRDDIRQRVEALLAELLPARN; this is translated from the coding sequence ATGACTGACAAGCCCACCGTCCTGTTCGTGTGTGTACACAACGCCGGCCGCTCCCAGATGGCCGCCGGCTGGCTGCGCCACCTCGCCGGAGACACCGTCGAGGTCCGTTCCGCCGGCAGCGAACCCGCCAACCAAATCAACCCCGTCGCGGTCCAAGCCATGCACGAGGTCGGCATCGACATCACCGCCAACACCCCCCGCAAACTGGAATACGACCTCGCCAAGACCTCCGACGCGATCATCACCATGGGCTGCGGCGACGCCTGCCCCGTCTTCCCCGGCAAGCGCTACGAGGACTGGCAACTCACCGACCCCGCCGGCCAGGGCATCGAGACCGTCCGTCAGGTCCGCGACGACATCCGCCAACGCGTCGAGGCCCTCCTCGCCGAACTGCTCCCTGCCCGCAACTGA
- a CDS encoding sensor histidine kinase, translating into MGDDGGRGGQGRAWRSLAAAFGLTVLVVASAVTAPPGRIRLDLISSFLLVVPAMATAARRRLPLVVLGLATVCLLVYQLRGYPGVAPALTVMVALYTAIKSGHRWPAGAAVGVILVGGSASELASVDAGGPAPDVVQRWLLLIGWMVAACVAGELSRQRAVHLTHVEQRALDAERTREETARRRADEERLRIARDLHDSLTHSISLIKVQAGVAVHLARKRGEPVPEALVTIQQASREAMQELRATLEVLRTDDAPAGGGLERLDRLVEGARKAGIPVTVTVTGRRCTLPAPVDRAAYRIVQEALTNVTRHAGPATASIRLHYGDDALTVHIDDDGLGTGRAAVVPGVGLVGMRERVTALGGSLHAGHRDGGGFSIHATLPLKRPSPPLDSPPLQLEESS; encoded by the coding sequence ATGGGCGACGACGGCGGGCGCGGCGGCCAGGGCCGCGCGTGGCGGTCCCTGGCAGCGGCGTTCGGCTTGACCGTCCTGGTCGTCGCCAGCGCTGTGACCGCGCCGCCCGGGCGGATCCGGCTCGACCTGATCAGCTCGTTCCTGCTGGTGGTCCCGGCGATGGCGACCGCCGCCCGGCGCCGGCTGCCCCTCGTCGTGCTCGGCCTCGCGACCGTCTGTCTGCTCGTCTACCAGCTACGCGGCTATCCCGGCGTCGCACCGGCCCTGACCGTCATGGTGGCCCTCTACACCGCCATCAAGAGTGGGCACCGGTGGCCGGCCGGGGCAGCCGTCGGCGTCATCCTCGTCGGCGGTTCCGCCAGCGAACTCGCGAGCGTCGACGCCGGCGGGCCGGCGCCCGACGTCGTCCAGCGCTGGCTCCTACTGATCGGCTGGATGGTCGCCGCCTGCGTCGCCGGCGAGCTGTCTCGCCAGCGCGCCGTCCACCTCACCCACGTCGAGCAGCGGGCGCTCGACGCCGAACGCACGCGCGAGGAGACCGCCCGCCGCCGCGCTGACGAGGAGCGGCTGCGGATCGCCCGCGACCTGCACGACTCCCTCACCCACAGCATCTCGCTCATCAAAGTGCAGGCGGGCGTCGCCGTCCACCTCGCCCGCAAACGCGGCGAGCCGGTCCCCGAGGCGCTGGTCACCATCCAACAGGCCAGCCGCGAGGCGATGCAGGAACTGCGCGCGACGCTCGAGGTGCTGCGCACCGACGACGCCCCGGCCGGCGGCGGGCTCGAACGCCTCGACCGCCTCGTCGAGGGCGCCCGCAAGGCGGGCATCCCGGTCACGGTGACCGTCACCGGCCGGCGCTGCACCCTGCCGGCCCCGGTCGACCGTGCCGCGTACCGCATCGTGCAGGAGGCCCTCACCAACGTGACCCGCCACGCCGGACCGGCCACCGCCTCGATCCGGCTCCACTACGGCGACGACGCGCTGACCGTCCACATCGACGACGACGGGCTCGGCACCGGCCGGGCGGCCGTCGTGCCCGGAGTGGGCCTGGTCGGCATGCGGGAGCGGGTCACCGCCCTCGGCGGGTCGCTGCACGCCGGCCACCGCGACGGCGGCGGGTTCAGCATCCACGCGACCCTGCCGCTGAAGCGGCCGTCCCCGCCCCTGGACTCGCCGCCACTTCAGCTTGAGGAGTCCTCGTGA
- a CDS encoding three-helix bundle dimerization domain-containing protein, which translates to MDRPFHGVDTRDVDHVLGQIASRLSGRFTGVFGRETVERYVFESYMYLHRTVRLQTHLPALTENFATERLTALAQVEGTIDKPVPEVLFLCAYNAGRSRLAAALADRYAQGRVHVRCAGSHPADWLDRNVVEALGEWGINMSRAYPKPLTSDVLGASDVIVTMGCGDACPVLAGKRYLDWDIPDPAGQELPFVRTVRDDIDVRVRALIDELTLAS; encoded by the coding sequence ATGGACAGGCCCTTCCACGGCGTGGACACCCGGGATGTCGACCATGTGCTCGGACAGATCGCGTCGCGGCTGTCCGGTCGGTTCACCGGCGTGTTCGGTCGGGAAACCGTCGAGCGGTACGTCTTCGAGTCGTACATGTACCTGCACCGTACGGTCCGCCTCCAGACCCACCTGCCGGCGCTGACGGAGAACTTCGCGACCGAACGACTCACCGCCCTGGCGCAGGTCGAAGGCACCATCGACAAGCCGGTACCCGAGGTGCTGTTCCTCTGCGCCTACAACGCCGGTCGATCGCGACTCGCTGCCGCACTGGCGGACAGGTACGCCCAAGGCAGGGTGCATGTCCGCTGCGCCGGATCACACCCGGCGGACTGGCTCGATCGCAACGTCGTCGAGGCTCTCGGCGAGTGGGGGATCAACATGAGCCGGGCGTACCCGAAGCCGTTGACCTCGGACGTCCTCGGCGCCAGCGACGTGATCGTGACCATGGGCTGCGGAGACGCCTGCCCGGTCCTCGCCGGCAAGCGCTACCTCGACTGGGACATCCCCGATCCCGCCGGGCAGGAACTGCCCTTCGTCCGGACCGTACGCGACGACATCGACGTCCGCGTCCGGGCGCTGATCGACGAACTCACCCTCGCCAGTTGA
- a CDS encoding alpha/beta fold hydrolase, with the protein MSQIEKFGVEMTEHAQAPRRRRRIRKAILVTVGVLIGIPALLATGLTVWDGGANLDPQRELLPGVAIDLRTAETDRGPIEYDLHGTDGPVVLSVHAGLGGADQGRLFASWLQDDGYRILSPSRPGYLGTPLSSGRTLDEQADLLAALLDELHIDRVGVFAASAGSPVAYTFAARHPERVWGLVSIGGVSLPDADADVDADAAPRSPLRAAFLNAIVQKLAKLTASISLESIVSGTLDETSTFTDEQKAERADYIMHTENARLFFEAIFDATFPYEKRMPGTDNDSLQTQAMDIAFDRVTAPTLILHGTQDGDVPFEHGENAAAQIPSAQHHWMPDEEHLGFWLSPQSEDAQRAAGAFLHEHAPQR; encoded by the coding sequence GTGTCGCAGATCGAGAAATTTGGGGTGGAGATGACAGAACACGCACAGGCGCCGCGACGGCGGCGCCGCATTCGGAAGGCAATTCTTGTCACGGTGGGCGTGCTCATTGGTATTCCAGCGCTGCTTGCGACCGGCTTGACCGTGTGGGACGGCGGAGCCAACCTCGATCCGCAGCGGGAGCTGCTGCCGGGTGTCGCGATCGACCTGCGGACCGCCGAAACGGACCGGGGCCCGATCGAGTACGACCTGCACGGCACCGACGGTCCGGTCGTGCTGTCCGTGCATGCCGGGTTGGGTGGCGCCGACCAGGGCCGACTGTTCGCGAGCTGGCTGCAGGATGACGGGTATCGAATCCTCAGCCCGTCGCGTCCCGGGTACCTCGGCACTCCGCTGAGCAGCGGGCGGACCCTCGACGAGCAGGCCGACCTGCTGGCAGCCCTGCTTGACGAGCTTCACATCGACCGCGTCGGCGTCTTCGCGGCCTCGGCAGGCAGCCCGGTCGCGTACACCTTCGCCGCGCGCCATCCAGAGCGGGTGTGGGGACTGGTCTCGATCGGTGGCGTGAGTCTGCCCGATGCCGATGCCGATGTCGATGCCGATGCCGCGCCCAGATCCCCCCTCCGGGCCGCCTTCCTGAACGCGATCGTCCAGAAGCTCGCGAAGCTGACCGCATCGATCTCGCTTGAGTCGATCGTCTCCGGCACCCTGGACGAGACCAGCACGTTCACCGATGAACAGAAGGCGGAACGCGCCGACTACATCATGCATACCGAGAATGCCCGGCTCTTCTTCGAGGCAATCTTCGATGCGACCTTCCCGTACGAGAAGAGAATGCCGGGCACCGACAACGACTCGCTGCAAACGCAAGCGATGGACATCGCGTTCGACCGCGTCACCGCGCCGACGCTCATCCTCCACGGCACACAGGACGGCGACGTGCCGTTCGAGCACGGTGAGAACGCCGCCGCGCAGATCCCGAGCGCCCAGCACCACTGGATGCCGGACGAAGAGCATCTCGGGTTCTGGCTGAGCCCCCAGTCCGAGGACGCCCAGCGCGCCGCAGGGGCGTTCCTCCACGAGCACGCCCCGCAGCGATAG
- a CDS encoding ArsR/SmtB family transcription factor, whose product MTVDTDETQLAALRAMADPLRWRVMQALAREQLCVCHLVEDLGVTQPLISHHLRALRHAGLVETERHRYWTYYRLRPEAVRALGQGIAALADRAPTGAEGRRPCGPDAPTE is encoded by the coding sequence ATGACAGTTGATACAGATGAGACGCAGCTCGCCGCGCTCCGGGCGATGGCCGACCCACTGCGCTGGCGCGTCATGCAGGCGCTGGCTCGGGAGCAGCTGTGCGTGTGCCACCTGGTCGAAGACCTGGGGGTCACCCAGCCGCTGATCAGCCACCACCTCCGGGCGCTGCGCCACGCCGGCCTGGTGGAGACCGAACGCCACCGCTACTGGACCTACTACCGGCTCCGCCCTGAAGCGGTACGTGCCCTCGGGCAGGGCATCGCCGCCCTCGCCGACCGCGCCCCCACCGGCGCCGAGGGCCGACGACCCTGCGGCCCGGACGCACCCACCGAATGA
- a CDS encoding ArsR/SmtB family transcription factor has protein sequence MDELLARSVAEEYASWFRALADPSRVQIVEYLARQGRPMTVGEIVAAVGLAQSTVSQHLKILAEVRFVLAEQVGTARHYRINDACIRCFPSAADVVMGRPAPAPTGSC, from the coding sequence GTGGACGAATTGCTGGCGCGGTCGGTCGCCGAGGAGTACGCCTCGTGGTTCCGCGCCCTTGCCGACCCGAGCCGGGTACAGATCGTGGAGTACCTGGCGCGGCAGGGTCGCCCGATGACCGTGGGGGAGATCGTCGCGGCGGTCGGGTTGGCACAGTCGACCGTGTCGCAGCACCTGAAGATCCTCGCCGAAGTCCGGTTCGTGCTCGCCGAGCAGGTCGGCACCGCGCGGCACTACCGGATCAACGACGCCTGCATCCGGTGCTTCCCGTCCGCCGCCGACGTGGTGATGGGCCGGCCCGCACCAGCCCCGACCGGGAGCTGCTGA
- the hemC gene encoding hydroxymethylbilane synthase, translating to MSDSRLLRIGTRNSPMALAQVERVRAMLADRHPEVTVDVMSMSTSGDRWHGDLAALGGKGAFTKEVDAALLAGDVDLVVHCVKDVPGDRPTPAGTVMAAYLTRDDVRDCLVHPGGLRIEQLPAGTRIGTSAVRRVAQLALHWPNLMPVAIRGNANSRLAKLDAGGTYDALLLAVSGLQRIGQADRITHPIDVDRMVPAVGSGALVLQCRDDDTSTRDLAASLSDPRTGQEIVAERTMLHVLQGNCHSPIAALARTEPDGRLGLRARVISLDGKTVLDVHEWAADPITLGTSVAAALLRQGARDLLDLPAHESA from the coding sequence ATGTCCGACTCCCGCCTGCTACGTATCGGTACCCGCAACTCGCCGATGGCGCTGGCCCAAGTCGAGCGGGTCCGCGCGATGCTCGCTGACCGGCACCCCGAGGTCACTGTGGACGTGATGTCGATGTCGACCAGCGGAGACCGGTGGCACGGCGACCTGGCCGCACTGGGCGGCAAGGGGGCGTTCACCAAGGAGGTGGACGCCGCCCTGCTCGCCGGAGACGTCGACCTGGTGGTGCACTGCGTCAAGGACGTACCCGGGGACCGGCCAACACCGGCCGGCACCGTGATGGCCGCCTACCTCACCCGCGACGACGTCCGGGACTGCCTCGTACACCCGGGCGGACTGCGCATCGAGCAGTTGCCCGCCGGCACCCGGATCGGTACCTCCGCGGTCCGGCGGGTCGCGCAGCTGGCCCTGCACTGGCCGAACCTGATGCCGGTGGCCATCCGTGGCAACGCGAACAGCCGGCTGGCCAAGCTCGACGCCGGCGGAACGTACGATGCGCTGCTGCTCGCGGTCTCCGGCCTGCAGCGGATCGGGCAGGCCGACCGGATCACCCACCCGATCGACGTCGACAGGATGGTCCCGGCCGTCGGCTCCGGCGCCCTGGTCCTGCAATGTCGCGACGACGACACCAGCACCCGCGACCTGGCCGCCAGCCTCAGCGACCCGCGGACCGGGCAGGAGATCGTGGCCGAGCGGACCATGCTGCACGTCCTGCAGGGCAACTGCCACTCACCGATTGCTGCGCTCGCGCGCACCGAGCCCGACGGGCGCCTCGGCCTGCGGGCGAGGGTGATCAGCCTCGACGGCAAGACCGTGCTCGACGTGCACGAATGGGCGGCGGACCCGATTACCCTCGGAACCTCCGTCGCCGCAGCCCTGTTGCGCCAAGGCGCCCGTGACCTCCTCGATCTGCCTGCCCACGAGTCGGCCTGA
- a CDS encoding ArsR/SmtB family transcription factor, whose product MSKQTGTALSLTDLNEGAPCCPPISEQRIPAETAAVLAPAFKALGDPVRLQLMSMIASAPDGEICVCDLTPAFDLTGPTISHHLKTLRETGLVDAERRGTWVYYRARPGIMRQLANLLAVEAPAPA is encoded by the coding sequence ATGTCAAAGCAGACCGGGACGGCGCTGAGCCTCACCGACCTCAACGAAGGTGCGCCCTGCTGCCCGCCGATCAGCGAGCAACGGATCCCCGCCGAGACTGCGGCCGTACTCGCGCCGGCCTTCAAGGCCCTCGGCGACCCGGTACGACTCCAGCTCATGTCGATGATCGCCTCGGCGCCCGACGGGGAGATCTGCGTCTGCGACCTCACCCCGGCGTTCGACCTGACCGGGCCCACGATCTCCCACCACCTGAAGACCCTGCGCGAAACCGGCCTTGTCGACGCCGAGCGTCGCGGCACCTGGGTCTACTACCGCGCGCGGCCCGGCATCATGCGGCAGCTCGCGAACCTCCTCGCGGTCGAGGCGCCCGCGCCCGCATAG